From Williamwhitmania taraxaci, the proteins below share one genomic window:
- the mce gene encoding methylmalonyl-CoA epimerase, with product MQPTHIEHIGIAVKSLEQAIPYWENVLGLKCYNLEVVADQKVKTAFFMVGQTKIELLESTDPEGPIGKFIEKKGEGIHHMAFAVQDIEQALVDAESNGVQLIDKAPRKGAEGLSIAFLHPKSTFGVLTELCEDKNKK from the coding sequence ATGCAACCAACCCATATCGAGCACATCGGCATCGCCGTAAAGAGCCTCGAACAAGCGATTCCTTACTGGGAAAACGTTTTAGGATTAAAATGCTACAATCTCGAAGTCGTAGCCGATCAAAAGGTTAAGACCGCTTTTTTCATGGTGGGTCAAACCAAAATTGAGCTACTTGAATCGACCGATCCCGAAGGACCTATTGGTAAATTTATAGAGAAAAAGGGCGAAGGTATTCACCACATGGCATTTGCTGTTCAAGATATTGAGCAAGCACTTGTCGATGCCGAAAGCAACGGCGTTCAGCTAATCGACAAAGCCCCACGAAAAGGAGCAGAAGGTTTATCTATCGCCTTTCTCCACCCCAAATCGACCTTTGGAGTTCTTACCGAACTTTGCGAAGACAAAAACAAGAAATAA
- a CDS encoding LTA synthase family protein — translation MNTYFYHQKLLFFRIGLVMLFFSLTRLLFYTFNYHGFDIENFWNVVGLHMAGLRFDLSAIIYLNLLLILMHIVPGTFKDNRWYQLFIRLYFVAVNGAALATNFVDVKFYDFEHKRLTADMFSSVWLGEDFSNMLPQFLHDYWYLFLLWVITVGGLWFLYPKANPNKSNQLKRFSFKYWALQFVAAIVILCLTVVGGRGGLQMKPLRIITATTYTSAQNAALVLNSPFTILKTLNSKEISGKKYFSTSNELLAHFDHRIQPDTLSLARWDRPNVVVIILESFSSEYTGFFGGGKSYTPFLDSLAAQSWSFQNAYANGKRSIEAMPSILASLPALTDDAFITTRYGSNRINSLPSLLSEMGYSSSFFHGGHNGTMGFDSFAGAAGIRQYYGKNEYKGPAAEDGGWGIYDEEFLQFFAEKLSTFQQPFFSAVFTLSSHHPYTIPSRYLGKFPEGELPILKTIGYADFALRRFFEQAKKQAWYSHTLFVLTADHCAQPMGAYFANKVGNYDVPLIFYYPGDSNFKGISYDVAQQADIMPTVLNLVGYAKPFVSYGTSLFDTKHPHFAVNYMSGVYQLIQGDFCLQFNGDKPISLFNYKKDSLLKTNLLLPMQDTVSKMELKLKAIIQGYEEALEGNSLYIEGRN, via the coding sequence ATGAACACCTATTTTTACCATCAAAAGCTTTTGTTTTTTCGAATCGGTTTGGTGATGCTTTTCTTTTCTTTGACAAGGTTACTGTTTTATACATTTAACTATCATGGGTTCGATATTGAAAATTTCTGGAATGTCGTAGGACTGCATATGGCTGGTTTGCGGTTCGACCTGTCGGCGATTATTTATTTGAACCTGTTGCTGATTCTGATGCACATTGTGCCTGGTACATTTAAGGATAATCGATGGTATCAACTTTTTATTCGATTATATTTTGTGGCAGTAAACGGAGCAGCATTGGCAACAAACTTTGTCGATGTAAAATTCTATGACTTTGAACATAAACGTCTTACTGCCGATATGTTTTCGTCCGTTTGGCTTGGGGAAGATTTTTCGAACATGCTACCCCAGTTCTTGCATGACTATTGGTATCTGTTTCTTCTATGGGTAATTACCGTAGGAGGGCTTTGGTTTTTATACCCAAAGGCTAATCCAAACAAGAGTAATCAATTGAAACGTTTTTCTTTTAAATATTGGGCATTACAGTTTGTGGCCGCCATTGTAATTCTTTGCTTAACGGTGGTTGGTGGACGAGGAGGTTTGCAAATGAAGCCGCTTCGAATAATTACTGCAACTACCTATACTTCTGCCCAAAATGCAGCATTGGTGTTGAATTCTCCCTTTACAATACTTAAAACGCTTAATAGTAAGGAAATTAGTGGGAAGAAATACTTTTCAACATCCAATGAATTATTAGCCCATTTTGATCATCGAATCCAACCCGACACTCTGTCGTTGGCACGATGGGATAGGCCCAATGTTGTGGTAATAATTCTTGAAAGTTTTTCGAGCGAGTATACTGGCTTTTTTGGTGGTGGAAAATCGTATACTCCTTTTCTTGATTCATTGGCTGCGCAGAGTTGGTCGTTTCAAAATGCTTATGCAAACGGAAAACGATCGATTGAAGCCATGCCTTCCATTTTAGCCTCGTTACCGGCCCTTACCGACGATGCCTTTATAACTACCCGCTACGGTTCCAACCGAATAAACAGTTTGCCAAGCCTTTTGAGCGAAATGGGCTATTCTTCCTCGTTCTTCCACGGTGGGCATAACGGAACGATGGGTTTCGATAGTTTTGCAGGTGCTGCAGGTATTCGGCAATACTATGGAAAAAACGAGTATAAAGGTCCCGCTGCCGAGGATGGGGGATGGGGTATTTACGACGAGGAGTTTTTACAGTTTTTTGCTGAAAAACTATCTACGTTCCAGCAGCCTTTTTTCTCTGCTGTATTCACGCTGTCGTCTCACCACCCATACACAATTCCGAGCCGATACTTAGGCAAATTTCCCGAAGGAGAATTGCCTATCCTAAAAACCATTGGTTACGCCGATTTTGCTCTCAGACGGTTTTTTGAGCAAGCCAAGAAACAGGCATGGTATAGTCATACTCTCTTTGTTCTTACAGCCGACCATTGTGCTCAGCCTATGGGGGCATATTTTGCCAACAAGGTGGGTAATTATGATGTTCCACTGATATTTTACTATCCGGGTGATTCCAATTTTAAAGGCATTAGCTATGATGTTGCACAGCAGGCTGATATTATGCCCACAGTTCTTAACCTAGTGGGGTATGCTAAGCCATTTGTGAGCTATGGAACATCCCTTTTTGATACAAAACATCCTCACTTTGCGGTTAACTATATGAGTGGTGTATACCAGCTCATTCAAGGTGATTTCTGTTTGCAATTTAATGGTGATAAGCCAATCTCCCTGTTCAATTATAAAAAGGATAGCTTATTGAAGACTAATCTTCTCTTACCAATGCAGGATACTGTCTCGAAAATGGAGTTGAAACTAAAGGCAATAATCCAAGGGTATGAGGAGGCGTTGGAGGGTAATTCGTTATATATTGAAGGCCGTAATTGA
- a CDS encoding glycoside hydrolase family 3 N-terminal domain-containing protein, with amino-acid sequence MFNTAFLLSLLTAVSITCSAKVDNPIKYKISFQEKQNIPWVDSVMAKLTLEEKIAQLFMVAGYSSKSQDNTAQLLQLVNKYHIGGVIFFQGGPKSQVQLTNRLQKSSNVPLLIGMDAEWGPSMRLDSIIRFPRQMMLGALQNDSLVFEMGGEIARQLKRLGVHINFAPVADVNNNPNNPVINTRSFGENRQNTSNKAIAYMLGLQENGILACAKHFPGHGDTDKDSHETLPSVLFEKDRLDSLELYPFRKLFDAGISSVMVGHLMVPSLTHSSTLPTSLSDEVVIDLLQKTLGFKGLIFTDAMNMKGVSNYRKPSRVNALALMAGNDILVYPNEIGESIQKIARYVHRGRIPHEEIEAKCRKVLTAKYFAGLSKYTPIDTTNIINDLNDTKYLVLKRRLCREAITVVRNDYDLIPFQQLDTLSIAYVELDSGMGTPFLGMLNNYASIHHYSLPREATNNQIDSLKRLLQPHNLIVFGYHNLDARPQFNFGIRHEMTDFISETSTQKKVVLCLFGSPYALEKFPLVDLPASIVVGYDNSTEVQEMTAQILFGAIGAKGMLPVSAGINFPGGNGLTTEGGLRLSYVMPEEIGISKVAMAKIDSIANFAILQGATPGCQVYAAVDGKIFLNKGYGKQTYNSNDQNVSSGTVYDVASVTKVVATLPIVMQLFESKKLSITDSLGKFISFPRNNSKKNIYTWQLLTHQGGLKEFLPFHLDYLTAIWPKDKLYSTVPSDSFPLRISSGNYINLYYQLNPTIFSHHNGRDYPNQIAQNIYAIKSLKDSIYKKIDRTLQYKDIQYRYSDHGFIYLQRIIESITKTPLDSLTQTRFYCPLGMRTTMYKPTESISPDSIAPTEYDFLFRKQVVRGFVHDQTAALLGGVAGNAGIFSNANDLGKLLQVFLQNGSYGGKTYFKPETVKFFTSAFSISNRRGLGWDKPETIPGKPSPVGLTVSPSSYGHSGFTGTLVWVDPETKLVFVFLSNRVFPNAENTKLAKMNIRTDMLDVLEEAVKGRK; translated from the coding sequence ATGTTCAATACAGCATTTCTACTTTCCCTCCTCACTGCCGTTTCAATTACCTGCTCTGCCAAAGTTGACAATCCAATTAAGTATAAAATATCGTTTCAGGAAAAACAAAATATCCCCTGGGTAGATTCCGTTATGGCCAAACTTACCTTAGAGGAGAAAATAGCCCAACTATTTATGGTTGCCGGGTACTCTTCGAAGAGTCAAGATAACACTGCCCAATTGTTACAACTCGTGAATAAGTACCATATAGGTGGGGTCATTTTTTTTCAAGGTGGTCCAAAGAGTCAAGTGCAGTTAACCAACCGATTACAAAAAAGTTCCAATGTGCCCTTGTTGATTGGCATGGATGCCGAATGGGGCCCATCGATGCGCCTCGATAGCATTATTCGCTTTCCACGTCAGATGATGCTTGGAGCGCTGCAGAACGACAGCCTCGTTTTTGAAATGGGAGGAGAAATTGCAAGGCAACTCAAGCGACTTGGTGTGCATATTAATTTTGCTCCTGTGGCCGATGTTAACAACAATCCAAATAATCCCGTAATCAATACGCGCTCATTTGGCGAAAACAGACAAAACACAAGCAATAAAGCAATTGCATACATGCTTGGCTTACAGGAAAATGGTATTCTTGCATGTGCAAAACACTTCCCAGGCCATGGCGATACCGATAAAGACTCGCACGAGACACTGCCCTCTGTTCTTTTTGAAAAGGATAGACTCGATAGCTTAGAACTTTACCCCTTCCGAAAGTTATTCGATGCCGGAATTTCTTCGGTGATGGTTGGCCACCTCATGGTGCCATCCTTAACCCATTCAAGTACTTTACCCACCTCTCTTTCAGACGAGGTAGTTATCGACCTACTCCAGAAAACGCTAGGATTTAAGGGGCTCATCTTTACCGACGCCATGAACATGAAGGGCGTAAGCAACTACCGAAAACCGAGCAGAGTGAACGCATTGGCCCTTATGGCTGGGAATGATATACTAGTTTACCCCAATGAAATTGGTGAAAGTATCCAGAAAATTGCACGGTATGTTCACCGTGGGAGAATTCCCCATGAGGAAATTGAAGCTAAGTGTAGAAAAGTGCTTACTGCAAAATATTTTGCAGGGCTATCAAAATATACGCCCATCGATACCACCAATATAATCAACGATTTAAACGACACTAAATACTTAGTTCTTAAACGGCGGCTATGCCGCGAAGCGATCACAGTTGTCCGAAACGATTACGATCTGATCCCGTTTCAACAACTCGATACCCTTTCCATTGCCTATGTTGAACTTGATTCCGGAATGGGAACTCCATTTTTAGGAATGCTCAATAACTACGCAAGCATTCATCACTATTCCCTACCGCGCGAAGCCACCAATAATCAAATTGACTCACTGAAGAGGTTACTCCAACCGCATAACCTGATTGTATTTGGCTATCATAACCTTGATGCACGACCACAATTCAACTTCGGAATTCGCCACGAAATGACCGATTTCATATCGGAGACCTCCACCCAAAAAAAAGTGGTTCTTTGCCTCTTTGGATCTCCCTATGCTCTTGAAAAATTCCCGTTGGTAGATTTGCCTGCCTCTATAGTTGTGGGATACGACAATAGCACAGAAGTTCAAGAGATGACTGCTCAAATTCTTTTTGGAGCGATCGGAGCCAAAGGCATGCTACCAGTATCGGCCGGTATAAATTTTCCGGGAGGAAATGGCCTTACAACCGAAGGTGGACTTCGGCTAAGCTACGTAATGCCCGAAGAGATTGGGATTTCAAAAGTAGCAATGGCCAAGATAGATTCCATTGCAAATTTTGCAATTCTTCAAGGAGCAACACCTGGATGTCAAGTATATGCCGCTGTGGATGGCAAAATCTTTTTAAATAAGGGTTACGGAAAGCAAACCTACAACAGTAACGATCAAAACGTTTCATCAGGTACTGTATATGATGTAGCTTCAGTAACGAAAGTAGTGGCGACCCTGCCTATAGTAATGCAACTCTTTGAATCCAAGAAGTTAAGCATTACCGATTCCTTGGGAAAGTTCATTTCATTTCCACGAAACAACTCAAAAAAGAACATTTACACTTGGCAACTGCTTACCCACCAAGGTGGATTAAAAGAGTTTTTACCGTTTCATCTCGATTACCTAACCGCTATTTGGCCAAAGGACAAACTCTATAGCACAGTGCCAAGCGATTCGTTCCCATTGCGTATTTCCTCAGGAAACTACATCAACTTATACTATCAACTAAATCCGACCATCTTTAGTCACCACAACGGTAGAGATTACCCCAACCAAATTGCTCAAAATATTTATGCCATTAAATCACTTAAGGATAGTATCTACAAAAAGATTGACCGCACTCTACAGTATAAAGACATACAATATCGTTACAGCGACCATGGATTCATATACCTACAGCGAATAATTGAAAGCATTACCAAAACTCCGTTGGATTCACTAACCCAAACAAGGTTCTATTGTCCGTTAGGCATGCGCACCACGATGTATAAACCTACGGAGAGTATTTCACCCGACAGTATTGCGCCTACGGAATACGATTTCCTATTTCGAAAACAAGTTGTTAGAGGATTTGTACACGACCAAACAGCAGCATTACTGGGCGGGGTTGCCGGAAATGCCGGAATATTCAGCAATGCCAACGACTTGGGAAAATTGCTACAGGTATTTCTTCAAAATGGTAGCTACGGAGGAAAAACCTACTTCAAACCCGAAACGGTAAAATTTTTCACCTCGGCATTTTCGATATCAAACAGACGAGGATTGGGATGGGATAAGCCCGAGACTATTCCCGGTAAACCCAGCCCAGTTGGATTAACTGTTTCCCCCTCGAGCTATGGTCACAGTGGTTTTACGGGTACCTTAGTATGGGTAGATCCGGAAACTAAGTTAGTGTTCGTATTTCTCTCCAACAGAGTATTCCCCAATGCTGAAAATACTAAGCTTGCAAAAATGAACATTCGAACCGACATGCTGGACGTTTTGGAGGAAGCAGTAAAAGGGAGGAAGTAA
- a CDS encoding ketoacyl-ACP synthase III: MNAKISAISAYAPAKLVTNQDFEKTIETNDEWIVSRTGIKERHYASETEFTSDLCVAAARLLEKENSGSLADIDFVIVATITPDQIFPSVASQVTHQLGLKNAGAIDISAASAGWVYGLIMAQSFIDSGMCKKILVFGGETLTKITDFTDRTSCILFGDGAGVAIVENGTNGKFYRGITGTNGEGGKDLYMTHLSNIINGEHVIDSRKLVQNGKAVFKWAVTTISEKIKELLVINNLTIEEIDWFIPHSANMRIIEAIGSNIGIGREKTLESIQLFGNTSSASIPLAFYQGIRTGKVKMGDKILLFGFGGGLSYAGTILEM; this comes from the coding sequence ATGAACGCAAAAATATCAGCAATTTCGGCCTATGCCCCTGCAAAACTGGTTACTAACCAAGACTTCGAAAAAACTATTGAAACGAACGACGAGTGGATTGTATCTCGCACTGGTATAAAGGAAAGACATTACGCATCAGAAACTGAATTTACCTCCGATCTCTGCGTGGCAGCAGCTCGCCTGCTCGAAAAAGAGAACAGTGGATCGCTAGCCGATATTGATTTTGTTATTGTTGCCACCATAACACCTGATCAGATATTCCCAAGCGTTGCCAGTCAGGTTACACATCAGCTGGGTCTTAAAAATGCGGGGGCAATAGACATTTCGGCTGCTAGTGCCGGATGGGTTTACGGATTGATCATGGCGCAGAGTTTCATAGACTCGGGTATGTGTAAAAAGATCCTAGTCTTTGGAGGTGAAACCTTAACAAAGATAACCGATTTCACCGATCGTACTTCTTGTATTCTGTTTGGTGATGGAGCCGGGGTAGCAATAGTTGAGAACGGCACCAATGGAAAATTTTATAGAGGCATTACAGGCACCAATGGCGAAGGTGGGAAAGACCTTTATATGACACACCTCTCCAACATAATTAATGGAGAACATGTCATCGATAGTCGCAAGTTAGTTCAAAATGGAAAGGCCGTTTTTAAATGGGCGGTAACAACTATCTCAGAGAAGATTAAAGAGCTTTTGGTTATAAACAACCTTACTATCGAAGAGATAGATTGGTTTATTCCCCATAGTGCAAACATGCGAATTATTGAGGCCATTGGAAGTAACATAGGTATTGGCAGGGAAAAAACGTTGGAAAGCATTCAGCTGTTTGGCAACACCTCCTCCGCCTCAATTCCACTTGCCTTTTATCAAGGAATACGCACTGGAAAAGTGAAAATGGGAGATAAAATTCTATTGTTTGGTTTTGGCGGAGGACTTAGCTATGCTGGCACAATATTGGAAATGTAA